CAGCAGGTCAAACTGGTACGAGGTCAGGTCGGCCACCTGCCCGCCCACGGTGACGGTGCGCGAGTCGCGGTCGATCTCCAGCGAGCCAAAGCGCAACGCCTGCGTGGCGGCGGCAGCGCCCACGTCGTTGCGGCGGCGCAAGATGGCGCGAATGCGCGCCAGCAGCTCGCGGGGCTCAAACGGCTTGGGCAGGTAGTCGTCGGCGCCCAGCTCCAGGCCGATGATGCGGTCCATCGGGTCGCCCTTGGCGGTGAGCATCAGCACCGGCACCTGCGCGGCAGAGCCCTGCAGCGAACGGATGCGGCGGCACACCTCCAGCCCGTCCATGTCGGGCAGCATCAGGTCCAGGATCACCAGGTCGGGCAGCGCGCCGGCCTCGGGGCCCTGCAACTGGGCCAGGCCGCTTTTGCCATCGGCCCGGTGCGTCACGTGCAGGCCCGACTGGCCCAGGTACTCACCCACCATCTCTGCGAGGCGGGTGTCGTCTTCGATCATCAGCAGTTGCGAACTCATGGATTCAGTGTAGGTGTGGTGTGTGGCGTGCGCCCCGGCGCGCCAGTTCGCTCTATCGTGCCTTGGGGGCGTGCAGGGTGCTTGTCGTTTGTGTAAAGCTGCCGTAAACGCGCAGTGGCGGTTTGGTTTGTTTTTGCTATATAAAACATAGCTGCCAGCGCTTGTGTATTAAGCGCTAGGTGCTATTTTGACTTTGGATGCCAGCCACACCAGCAGCAGCACCGGCAGCCCCAGCAGCGCGGTGCTGGTGAAGAACTGGCCATAACCAAACGCATTGACAAAGTCGCCCGAAAAGCCCGCCAGAAACTTCGGCAGCAACAGCATCATCGAGCTGAACAGCGCGTACTGTGTGGCCGAGTAGCTCACGTTGGTCAGGCTCGACAGGTAAGCAATGAACGCCGCCGAGGCCACGCCGCCCGCCAGGTTGTCGGCCGAGACCACGGCAATCAGCGCCGTCACGTCATGCCCATGCCCGGCCAGCCAGGCAAACAGCAAGTTGCTGCCCGCGCTGAGCAGCGCGCCCAGCATCAGAATGCGCATCACCCCAAAGCGCATCGACAGCACCCCGCCCACAAAGGCGCCCAGCAGGGTCATCACCACGCCGTAGATTTTGGTGACGGTGGCCACCTCGGCCTTGGTGTAGCCCATGTCCACATAAAACGGGTTGGCCATGATGCCCATGACCACATCGCTGATGCGGTAGACGGCGATGAGCGCCAGGATGAGCGCCGCGTGCCAGCCGTAGCGGCGCAAGAAGTCGGCAAATGGCTCCACCACTGCGCCTTGCAGCCACACGGCCAGGTTTTTGGCCGGGGGCAGTTGCACGCGGGCGGGCTCGTTCGAGAACAGCACCGTCACCATGCCCACCACCATCGATACCGCCATCACCAGGTAGGCCGCCATCCACGCCTGGTTTTGGTAGCTGGCAGCCTGGCCCAGTGCAGGCAGCACTTCCGAGCGGTCGGCAATCCACAGCACCCCGGCGCCCGCCCAGATCATGGCCAGGCGGTAGCCCGTCTGGTACGACGCGGCCAGCGCCGCCTGGTGGTTGGCGTCGGCCGATTCGATGCGAAAGGCATCCAGCGCAATGTCTTGCGTGGCCGATCCAAACGCCACCGCCAGCGCGCACCATACGATGGGACCCAGCGCGTCGCGTGGGTCGGCCAGCGCCATGCCCACCAGCCCGGCCACCACCAGGCACTGCGACAGCAGCAGCCAGCTGCGCCGCCGCCCCAGCCAATGCGTGAGCAGCGGAATCGGCAGCCGGTCCACCAGCGGCGCCCACACCCACTTGAAGCCATAGGCTAGGCCCACCCAGCTCAGGTAGCCAATGGTGCTGCGATCAATCCCCGCCTCGCGCAGCCGAAAGCTCAGCGTGCCCAGCACCAAGAGCAGCGGCAGCCCCGCAGAAAAGCCCAGCGTCAGCATCCGCAGGCTGGCGGGCTCCAGGTACACGCGCAGGGTTTGCAGCCAACTGGGGCGCGGGGAAGCGGGCAGGGTGAGGGTGGATGGGGCGGTGCTGGAGGCTGGAGGGGTGGCGTCTGACATGGGTGGGTGCGGGTTTTTGTCTATTATTCCTGCATGTGCTTTTTGTGCCCCACCCCCTTTGCCTCTAGCCCTGTGGCGCCGTCATCCCCCTGGTCGGCGCGCCGCGCCTTCTTGCTGGCGGCGGGCAGTGCGGTGGCAGCTCCCGCCCTGGCCCAGGTGGACGTGGGCAATGCCTCCACCCTGCGCAAGCTGGTGCCCGCCGAAACGCTGGAGCGCTCGGCCGCGCAGCAATACCAGCAGATGCTGGAGCAGGCCCGCGTCAAGCGCGCCCTGGCGCCGCCAGAACACCCCCAGCTGCAGCGCCTGCACGCCATCGCCAAGCGCCTCATCCCCTTTGCCATGCCCTGGAACGACCGCGCGCGCCAGTGGCGCTGGGAGGTGAACCTGATCGGCAGCCAGCAGATCAACGCCTTTTGCATGCCCGGCGGCAAAATTGCCTTCTACACAGGCATCCTCGACAAGCTGCAACTCAGCGACGACGAAGCCGCCATGATCATGGGCCACGAAATGGCCCACGCCCTGCGTGAGCACGCCCGCGAGCGGCTGGCCAAAACGCAAGCCACCAACCTGGGCGTGCGCCTGGGCGCACAGCTGCTGGGCCTGGGCGACCTGGGCAACGCTGCAGCGGGCTTGGGCGCGCAGCTGCTCACGCTCCAATTCAGCCGATCTGACGAAACCGACGCCGACCTGGTCGGGCTGGAGCTGGCCGCGCGTGCGGGCTACCGCCCCGACGCGGCGGTGAGCCTGTGGCAAAAAATGGGCAAGGCCTCAGGCAGCCAGCAGGCAGGGCTGGCGTTTTTGTCCACCCACCCCTCGGGGCCTGACCGCATCCGCGAGCTACAGCAAAACGTGCCCAAGGTGCAGGGGCTGTACCAGGCTGCGAACAAGCCGGGTTGAGGCGGGGGCGCCGCTTTTGCTTTGAGCAGGCTCTCAGCCCACGTCCACACTCACGCAGTTGCGCCCGGCGCGCTTGCTGGCATACAAAGCCCGGTCTGCGCGGGCGGTGGCGGCCTTCAGGTCCTGGGTGCCCTGCACATGGGTCACACCAAACGACAGCGTCACCTGCAGCGGCGCATTGCCTTCGCCCAGCTCCAGCGTGGTGGCCTCCACCGCCTGGCGAATGCGCTCGGCCACCTCCTGCGCTGCGCCCGCCGTGCTATGCGGCATCAGTGCCAGAAACTCCTCACCACCCCAGCGGGCCAGCAAGTCGCCTTCGCGCAGGTTGCGGCTCATGATTTGGGCCACGGCCTGCAGCACTTGGTCACCCACCGCATGGCCGTGGGTGTCGTTCACCTGCTTGAAGTGGTCCACATCGCACAGCAGCAGCGCCACCGGCTCGCGCGTGCGCTGGCACAGGGCCAGCGCGTGCTGTGCCTGGGTCTGGAAGTGACTGCGGTTGTACAGGCCCGTGAGCCCGTCCTGCGTGGCCTGCTTGAGCAGGCGGCCCTCGGCGATCAGGATGGTGCGGCGGTAGAACGCCGCCACAGAGGCTGACAAGGCAAACGCAATGCAGATGTGGATCCAGTTGACGATCTGCATGCCTTGGCCCGGTAGCGGGTCGAGCGGCCCTAGGTGGTCGCACAGCGCCCGCAGGCCCACGTAGTACGCCAACAGCGCCACCACAATCGGCACCGCATAGCGCCCCGCATTGGCAATCACGATGGCCGGGATGAACAGCAGCAGGTAGTAGTGAAAGCCGCTGTCCCAGCCAATCAGCAGCGAACCCAGGGCCGAGTGGCCGATGACCTCGGCCCAGATCAGTACCAGCCCCGGCCCATTGCGCCGTCGCTGAATGAGCGCATACGCCCCCAGGTACAGCGCAATGCTGCCCAGGTTGACCAGCGCCAGCGGCACCGAGCCCAGCCACAGGAACAGTCCGATGTAGCCCAGATCAATGCAAGCAGCCGTCAGCGCCACCCGCTGCACCATGGCCCAGAAGGCCTTGCCCGCCAGGCTGGAGCCGCGCGGGGCAACGGGACGGGGAGGCTTGTGGGGCTGCGTTGGCATGGATCAGGGCGGGCAGGGGGCTGTCAGCGCCTGCGGTGCAGGCCAAAGCCATGGGGATGGTTTACAAAGTGATACATCGTAACCAAAGCGGCGCCTGCCAGTCGTCCCAAAGAGGCAGGGGTAAGCCCGCCAGTTCTCGCCGGTGGCCTGCCCGGGCTCGGCCATAGGAACCTGTTCAAACCCCCTGGGGGATGGGCGCCAGGAACCCGTTGCGTGGTGTTTGCTATTGAATTTATAGCTGCTTGCGCTGTTCCTGAAGGCGCTAGAGGCGTATTGGGTTTGAAGCGTGCGGCGTTTGCCTAGCCCGCCCCCTGCACGGGCTGCCACAGCACCGGCACAGGGCTCTTGCGGGAGAACAGTTCCACATGCGCGTCGATGGCGAACTGCACACGGGCCAGCCGCTCAGCGTCGGTGGCGGTGCAGTCAAAGTGCAGCGCGGCGTCGTCGGCCCGCAGCACGCACAGGCCCCAGGGAAAGTGCGCTTCGCCCCGGTGGGTGTCGTAGTGCACCGTGATCTTGCGGGTGAAGTGGTAGCACAGGCGCTGCAGGTAGCGGCTGGCTTCGGGGGTGGGCACATGGCCTTGTCGTCGCAGCATGGTTCGTGGGGTGATGTGGGTGGTGACATGGGGCGCTGCCTGTTGGCTGCCACAAGTTTCAGTCGGCATCCAGGGGCAAGGCCGTGTCGGCCAGCACCAGCAGGTGGCCTTGGCTGCAGCGCTCTACGCGGGCCTGCACGCCGTAGGCCTGGCGCAGCAGATCGGGTGTGAGCACCTGGGCCGGGTCGCCCTGGGCCCGCACGGTGCCGCCGCCCAGCACCAGCACGCGCTGGCAAAAGCGCAGGGCCAGGTTCAGGTCGTGCACGGCCACCAGGCCCACGCTGCCCTGCTGCTGCACGCGCTGGCGCACGGCCTGCAGCACCTGCAGCTGCCAGCGCAAATCGAGGGCGCTGGTGGGCTCGTCCAGCAGCAACAGGCGCGGCGCGCGCACCAGCACCTGGGCCAGCCCCACCATTTGCCGCTGCCCGCCCGAGAGTTCATCGAGCCGCCGCAGTGCCAGCGCCTGCAGGCCCAGCTCGACCACCACGGCTTCGATGGCGGCCTCGCGCTGGGCGGCGCTCCAGGTGCCTCGGCTGGCGCGCAGGACGCTGTGCCAGGCCTCGTAGGCCATCAGCGACGAGCTTTGCGGCAGCGCTTGCGGCAGATAGCCCACGGTGCGCAGCCGCTCACGCGGCGCCAGTGTGGTCAGGTCGGTGCCTTCCAGCCACACGCGGCCCTGCGCAGGTCGCAGCCCGGCCACTGCCTTGAGCAGGGTGGACTTGCCCACCGCGTTCGGCCCCACCACGGCCACCAGCGTGCCTGGCGGCACGGCGGGCAGGTTCACGCCTTGCAGCACGGCGCGGCCGGGGTAGCCGGCGGCCAGTTGTTCGATGGTCAGGCCCGGGGTCATACCACCCTCCGCCCGCGCAGCACCAGCGCCATGAACAGGGGCACGCCCACCAGCGCGGTGATGATGCCAATGGGCAGCACCACGCCGGGAATCAGCGCTTTGCTGAGGATGGACGCCAGCGACAGCATGAGCGCCCCGGCCAGCGCGCTGCCGGGCAGGTAGTAGCGGTGGTCCTCACCCAGCAGCATGCGAGCCATGTGGGGCCCTACCAGGCCCACAAAACCGATGGTGCCCACGAACGACAGGGCTGTGGCGGCCAGCAGGCTCACGCGCAGCAGCGTCAGCATGCGCAGGCGCTCCACCGGCACACCGAAGCTGCGGGCCTGGTCTTCACCCGCGCGCAGTGCCGTCAGCGCCCAGGCCTGGCGGGCCGACCACAGCAGGCACAGCGCCAGCACGCTGCCCACGATGGCGATCTTGACCCAGGTGGCGCGGCCCAGGCTGCCCATGCTCCAGAACACGATCTGCTGCAGCGCAT
This Acidovorax sp. 106 DNA region includes the following protein-coding sequences:
- a CDS encoding DUF2218 domain-containing protein, producing the protein MLRRQGHVPTPEASRYLQRLCYHFTRKITVHYDTHRGEAHFPWGLCVLRADDAALHFDCTATDAERLARVQFAIDAHVELFSRKSPVPVLWQPVQGAG
- a CDS encoding response regulator transcription factor is translated as MSSQLLMIEDDTRLAEMVGEYLGQSGLHVTHRADGKSGLAQLQGPEAGALPDLVILDLMLPDMDGLEVCRRIRSLQGSAAQVPVLMLTAKGDPMDRIIGLELGADDYLPKPFEPRELLARIRAILRRRNDVGAAAATQALRFGSLEIDRDSRTVTVGGQVADLTSYQFDLLVALAERAGRVLTRDQIMEAVRGRELDAFDRSIDVHMGRIRAAIEQDAKNPRRILTVRGVGYVFAKQQD
- a CDS encoding AmpG family muropeptide MFS transporter, which produces MSDATPPASSTAPSTLTLPASPRPSWLQTLRVYLEPASLRMLTLGFSAGLPLLLVLGTLSFRLREAGIDRSTIGYLSWVGLAYGFKWVWAPLVDRLPIPLLTHWLGRRRSWLLLSQCLVVAGLVGMALADPRDALGPIVWCALAVAFGSATQDIALDAFRIESADANHQAALAASYQTGYRLAMIWAGAGVLWIADRSEVLPALGQAASYQNQAWMAAYLVMAVSMVVGMVTVLFSNEPARVQLPPAKNLAVWLQGAVVEPFADFLRRYGWHAALILALIAVYRISDVVMGIMANPFYVDMGYTKAEVATVTKIYGVVMTLLGAFVGGVLSMRFGVMRILMLGALLSAGSNLLFAWLAGHGHDVTALIAVVSADNLAGGVASAAFIAYLSSLTNVSYSATQYALFSSMMLLLPKFLAGFSGDFVNAFGYGQFFTSTALLGLPVLLLVWLASKVKIAPSA
- a CDS encoding diguanylate cyclase, which produces MPTQPHKPPRPVAPRGSSLAGKAFWAMVQRVALTAACIDLGYIGLFLWLGSVPLALVNLGSIALYLGAYALIQRRRNGPGLVLIWAEVIGHSALGSLLIGWDSGFHYYLLLFIPAIVIANAGRYAVPIVVALLAYYVGLRALCDHLGPLDPLPGQGMQIVNWIHICIAFALSASVAAFYRRTILIAEGRLLKQATQDGLTGLYNRSHFQTQAQHALALCQRTREPVALLLCDVDHFKQVNDTHGHAVGDQVLQAVAQIMSRNLREGDLLARWGGEEFLALMPHSTAGAAQEVAERIRQAVEATTLELGEGNAPLQVTLSFGVTHVQGTQDLKAATARADRALYASKRAGRNCVSVDVG
- a CDS encoding M48 family metallopeptidase; the protein is MCFLCPTPFASSPVAPSSPWSARRAFLLAAGSAVAAPALAQVDVGNASTLRKLVPAETLERSAAQQYQQMLEQARVKRALAPPEHPQLQRLHAIAKRLIPFAMPWNDRARQWRWEVNLIGSQQINAFCMPGGKIAFYTGILDKLQLSDDEAAMIMGHEMAHALREHARERLAKTQATNLGVRLGAQLLGLGDLGNAAAGLGAQLLTLQFSRSDETDADLVGLELAARAGYRPDAAVSLWQKMGKASGSQQAGLAFLSTHPSGPDRIRELQQNVPKVQGLYQAANKPG
- a CDS encoding ABC transporter ATP-binding protein, whose product is MTPGLTIEQLAAGYPGRAVLQGVNLPAVPPGTLVAVVGPNAVGKSTLLKAVAGLRPAQGRVWLEGTDLTTLAPRERLRTVGYLPQALPQSSSLMAYEAWHSVLRASRGTWSAAQREAAIEAVVVELGLQALALRRLDELSGGQRQMVGLAQVLVRAPRLLLLDEPTSALDLRWQLQVLQAVRQRVQQQGSVGLVAVHDLNLALRFCQRVLVLGGGTVRAQGDPAQVLTPDLLRQAYGVQARVERCSQGHLLVLADTALPLDAD